In Clostridium sp. DL-VIII, the following proteins share a genomic window:
- the scfA gene encoding six-cysteine ranthipeptide SCIFF, whose protein sequence is MKHIKTINKPNIKNSLCKPGCKECANSCQSACKTSCTVANLECEN, encoded by the coding sequence ATGAAACACATAAAAACTATAAACAAACCAAATATCAAAAATAGTTTATGTAAACCAGGATGCAAAGAATGTGCAAACTCATGCCAATCAGCTTGTAAGACATCTTGTACAGTTGCAAACTTAGAATGTGAAAACTAA
- the scfB gene encoding thioether cross-link-forming SCIFF peptide maturase: MSLIHKFKQGENYFVLDVNTGAVHVVDELVYDILDDDKLRNKKEVLDSLSGKYDEEELSEAYDEIQELAEEGILYSEDQYEEIAHSSMDDRDYIKAICLNVIHGCNLRCKYCFADEGEYHGHGGVMSADTAKKAIDYVIKRSGQRKNIEIDLFGGEPTLIMDTIKEIIQYARDNEEKWGKKIRFTMTTNATLLTPDMMDYMDKEMGNIILSLDGRKEVNDKVRIKPDKSGSYDDIIPNIKEMIKRRTKGKTYYVRGTFTRENTDFYEDVMAMVNEGFRELSIEPVVLENGHQLAIREEDIDTIFDNYDKLYEEMARRKREGKDEFKFYHFNIDLQGGPCVYKRISGCGAGFEYVAITPQGEVYPCHQFVGKEEFKLGSIYEDTYDTELAKKFKKAHIYNKPKCKECWAKFYCSGGCQANNFNFNGDMNIPYEIGCKMQKKRIECAIALKSEEN, from the coding sequence TTGTCTTTAATACATAAATTTAAACAAGGTGAAAATTATTTTGTCTTAGATGTAAATACAGGTGCTGTTCATGTTGTAGACGAGCTAGTTTATGATATATTAGATGATGATAAATTAAGAAATAAAAAAGAAGTGTTAGATTCTCTTAGCGGAAAATATGATGAAGAAGAACTTTCTGAAGCATATGATGAAATTCAGGAATTAGCTGAAGAAGGAATTCTTTACTCAGAAGACCAATATGAAGAAATAGCACACAGCTCTATGGATGATAGAGATTATATAAAAGCCATCTGCTTAAATGTAATTCATGGATGTAACCTAAGATGTAAGTATTGTTTTGCTGATGAAGGGGAATATCATGGACATGGTGGTGTCATGAGTGCTGATACAGCAAAAAAAGCAATAGATTATGTAATTAAAAGAAGTGGTCAAAGAAAAAATATAGAAATTGATTTGTTTGGCGGAGAGCCCACTTTAATAATGGATACTATAAAAGAAATAATCCAGTATGCTAGAGATAATGAGGAAAAATGGGGTAAGAAAATTAGATTTACAATGACTACTAATGCGACCCTCTTAACTCCAGATATGATGGATTATATGGATAAGGAAATGGGAAATATAATCCTTTCTTTAGATGGAAGAAAAGAAGTTAATGATAAGGTTAGAATTAAGCCAGATAAGAGCGGATCATATGATGATATAATTCCTAATATTAAGGAAATGATAAAGAGAAGAACTAAGGGGAAAACTTATTATGTAAGAGGTACCTTTACAAGAGAAAACACAGATTTCTATGAAGATGTAATGGCTATGGTTAATGAAGGTTTTAGAGAATTATCCATAGAACCTGTTGTGTTAGAAAATGGACATCAGCTTGCAATTCGTGAAGAAGATATTGACACAATATTTGATAATTATGATAAGTTATATGAAGAAATGGCGAGAAGAAAAAGAGAAGGTAAGGATGAATTTAAATTTTATCATTTCAATATAGATCTTCAAGGCGGCCCATGTGTTTATAAAAGAATTTCTGGATGTGGAGCAGGTTTTGAATATGTGGCAATAACTCCACAAGGCGAAGTGTATCCATGCCATCAATTTGTAGGAAAAGAAGAATTTAAATTAGGAAGTATTTATGAAGATACTTATGATACTGAACTTGCTAAGAAGTTTAAGAAGGCCCATATATATAACAAACCTAAATGTAAAGAATGCTGGGCTAAATTCTATTGCAGTGGCGGATGCCAGGCAAATAACTTTAATTTCAATGGCGATATGAATATTCCTTATGAAATTGGATGTAAAATGCAAAAGAAGAGAATTGAATGTGCAATTGCATTGAAAAGTGAAGAAAACTAA